The genomic DNA TCATTTAATGTGGACGGACCGGTAAAAATAATGAGTACTTTTTCTCAGGGAACAAATGCTGCAGCATATAAACTCGAAAATGTATTTAATCCTTTGACACCATACGGCGGACCAAATACAAATAAAATATCAGTACTAAGCGATTCGTATACTTGGGATGCAATACCGGTAATAAGTGATACGGGAGGCGTGACTATATGGATGCAGAAACAAAGTTATAAAGATCTTGCAAACAGCAGATGGTATAATGAGTTTGGCGGAACGCTTGATCAGAAATATTTAGATGCTGAGGGTAACGCACTAAAAATTTATGATAAAATAGATAATATAAGTACTGCGAAAGAATTCGACCATATAATGAGCAGTCTTGGCGGAAATATGTATGCCAATATGAATCAAAGAGAAAAGACAGCAATGGATACTTTAGGTACATCTCTGAATTTACTTCAGGATTCGAAGAATAACACAAAAGAAAATGTAAAAATAAATGTAATAGCAGGAAAAGGAAAACTGACAGAGAATACAGACGGAGTAACAGGTTATAATTATGAATCTACAGGAATACTTGCTTTGAGAGAAGTCGAAAGAACATATAAACACACATTTGGTTATTCAGCAGGATACCTACATACAAATTATGAAATGAATGACGGAAACAGCAGCGAGGAAGATGCTGATACATTACAGCTTGGATTACACAATAAGTACAGATCAAATGACTGGGTATTAAAAAATGATTTATTAGGAAGAGTAAGCTTCCATAATACAGACAGAAACATCGACTGGGTAAATGCCGGAAAGTCAGAAATGAACGGAACATATGAAACATACAGCATTACAAGTAATAATAAGTTCGGAAAAGAATTATCACTGGGTAAAAATATGAGTTTCACTCCATATGGCGGACTGGATGCAACATATATAACAAGACCGACATTCAGCGAGAACGGACTTGAGGCTCTGGAAGTAAAAGGAAATGATGCATGGAGTATTATGCCAAAAGCAGGAGTGGAGCTAAAAGGAGAGCTTCCGCTGGGAGAAAAGAAACAGTGGAAACTAAAAGGTGCAGTAGATGTAACATACGGATATGAACTTGGAGCTCTGAATAAGAGAGAATATGCAAAACTTGTAAATGTGGAAACAGATTACCATAAGCTGTCAAAACCGGAAGAAGAAAAAGGAGTACTAAGCACTAAAGCAATAATAGGTGCAGAGGTAGAGGACAGATACGGTATCTTTTTAACAGGTGAATACATAACAGGAGCTGACAGTGAAAATGAGTATAGAGCAGGAGTAACTTTGAAAGCAGTATTTTAATCAGGAAAGTCATCTAAGAAATTTAAAAAATGAGAGAATATTAAAATGTGCGAAATTTCGTGTAAACTCTGGATAGTTCAATAAAATCAGTCAAAACCACCCCTTGACGGGGTGGTTTTATGTTTCGTACATAAAACATACTCGACTGACTTAAGTCTAAAATTAAAATAGAGACTTTCAGTCACTAACTGCTAATCTCTAATTTTTTTTAAATTTATATTGTTAATTAATTACATATAAGTATATTTTGTTGACCCATTAATTCAAATTTAGAATTTGGGACAGACATAAAACGTCTGTATATACTTCCAGTATCTCCATCAAATGCAAATCGAATTTCTTCGCTTTCATTCTTATCACTTATAATAAATTTAAATGCATAAATTTTTGAATTGGGTACTTTTTCTACGAATTTATAAGTAACCTTTTTATTCGGATTGTTTTTCTTATAGTCTTGACGAAAAATATCCTCAATACTTTTGAGGGCTTTGCTGCAGCTAATTTTACTCTTAGAATTTCCAGAAGGACTATTCGTTCTACTGCTTCCGTCAGCTCCACAAACAAAAGGCGGAATTCCTACCCCACAGCCATAATCATAAGAATTCGTTCCAGAATCATAATTTGCAGCTAACTGGACGTTAAGAATTCCAAATAAAATTATGATAAAAAATAATAACTTTTTCATATCTAATCTCCTTTGAATAAATTTGTTCTACATTGAACATTAATTAATTATATTCCATTTACTAAAAAAAACAATAATAAGATTTCTTAAAATTTAAATTATAAATTTACCGGTAGAAACTTAGTATTATTATTCCAACTTTACTATTTTGATATTTTTCTGAAACATTATAACTTTCTAGTAAATTAATTTCAGAACCGCCTAATTCAGATACTTATCTATCTTTTTTATACTCTTCAATATTTATAATTTTTATTTTTTTCTTTATCCTCCCAATTGACATTATCATCAATAAGCTTAATTATAGTAATTAAATTCGTTGATTCAACATCATTTAGTGTTACGGAATTATATTTAACATTTTAATTGAGATTCACTGCAATAAAAGCAATTATAATGATTTAAATCTATATTATTATATTAGAAAACATTTGACGCCATGTCAAAAAAATGATAAAATTTTAAAATAGATTAAATATAATTAATCAAATACCAAAAAGACAACATTAATCAGTTTTAATGTTAACAAATATTCAAAGGAGATTATTTATGAAAAAAAGGTTATTAGTACTATTTTTAGTTTTGGGTGTGATTTCTTTTTCTACTTCCTGTTATATTTATGAATATGAAAAGAAAGATGGAAAAGTAATTTTTTCTCAAAGTATAGTTCCGGGAGGACACACAATTAAAACGAATCAAGTGAAAAAAGCTGATCTAAAAACTTTTGAAGTATTAGATAAAAGTGAAAAAGTAGCCAGAGATAAAAAAAACTTTTATTATATGGGGAAATTAGTAAAAGGAATAGACGGTGAAACAGTAGAAGTAGTTAATGTAGAAACAAAAAATCCAGATATGGGAAAGAAAATAGTTGACGGAATAGAGGTTACTGTGAGACTTTCAACTGCGGCTCATTGTTTTAAACCATATATTACTGAAGTAAGAGATAAAAATGGAAATCATTTAATAATGGATATTCAGTCCGGAATGTATGAGCTGGTTGAATAATTTTCAGATAAGAAAGTGTTCTAAATGAATATATTAAATTGAGCTAGGTGAAGAAAATGCAGAATTTATTTTTAATTAAGACAGCCAAAATACTAAATATGTTACTAATAGGTATAATGGCACTAATGATGATAAAGGGTGTTTCCGGAGCTCTTACAACATTAATATCAAGTATTTTAATTTTTATATCTCCGGTTGTCACACAATTAATGTTATTAGGAATTTTAGTATTCATACTATCAGTAATTTCAATTATAAAATTAAGAAAATACGAAAGAATAGTTTTATTTAAAAAATAAATACAGATAATTAATAATAATTATCAAAAAAATACGTTAAAGTATTATAAATACTGACGTATTTTTTTAGTCTCCCTCTGGTTGTCCCTTTGCCGGTATTATCTCATATAAGTCTGTAAATATTATGTTTACAAATAAATACCAGTCTTTACTAAAATTATTTTTGCAAACTTGTAAAAAACAATAGATAATTTTAAAAGAAAAATGCCAAAAATCTAGGTATATATAATTGACTTACATATAAAAGACTACTTTAATTATTGAATTATATTCAAATTATTTAATTTTAATTTGTTTCTTCTGTTCTCGGCTTTTCCTCCGATCCCGGAGATTGCTTTGGTCTTTTATTAACAGTAATATGTAAGCCTAATAATAGCAGCGTTAGAATAACTTTCCCTAATTTTTTTTATCTAAACATTCTTTTTTATAATAACAATATCAATAATTAAATATTTTATCAATAAAATTTAAAAACTATTTTTTTCTAGATTTATGCCGGAAGTATGTGATAAAATATTTCAATAAGTTAAAGGTTGAGTACGTTTGGAGGATTTTCAGATAGATGAATAAAAAAATGTTTTTTAATAAATTTCAGGAAGAGCTTGTTTTTGTGGTAGTTTTTTTTATATTAATAGTTGCAATGATTTTTAAAATGCCCAAATTGGAATATATTGATTTTAAATTGATTTTCATATTGTTTGATTTAATGATCATAGTATATATATTTGAAAAATCACGTGTATTAGAAAGTATAGCAATGAAAGTATTAAATAATAGTAAGAATTTGAGGCAGCTTATTTTCAGCTTAATAATTTTGAGCTTTTTTATAAGTATGCTTCTTACAAATGATGTAGCTTTATTTTT from Sebaldella termitidis ATCC 33386 includes the following:
- a CDS encoding DKNYY domain-containing protein, encoding MKKRLLVLFLVLGVISFSTSCYIYEYEKKDGKVIFSQSIVPGGHTIKTNQVKKADLKTFEVLDKSEKVARDKKNFYYMGKLVKGIDGETVEVVNVETKNPDMGKKIVDGIEVTVRLSTAAHCFKPYITEVRDKNGNHLIMDIQSGMYELVE